A genomic region of Thermodesulfobium narugense DSM 14796 contains the following coding sequences:
- a CDS encoding MFS transporter, with translation MDKTQVDEVLKRTLGKRYFNVILPLFIASVLAFLDRLNLSYAALTMNKALGFTPEVFGFGAGILFWGYVLFEVPGAIFAAKWSASKWIVRILITWSIATTLMMFVKTPIEFYIVRFLIGAAEASFYPVCYAIFFPRWFAPNERARAISVMLTSLLVASILGSPLAGILIGMSIFNLAGWQLLFLVEGCLSLVLGIVLWFWIKDWPKDVNWLSSEEKKIFSELYQHEITAKNNVKKYTLWDGLKDLEVLKLGFIYFMWIVGFWGFGFWLPTVLKSVSGLSNANVSFLVTIPMVLSLIGFLIVGNSSSRKGEKRLHVALPLFIGAIGLAGTVLIHDPVLNFVFINFAAIGVYSGMGVWWSIPTTFLSETAAAGAIGLINSIGNIGGWVGPFLIGIVKSYTGSYTLAYLCLALCLIVSGILIFTLPKKRPTDSL, from the coding sequence GTGGATAAAACTCAGGTAGATGAGGTATTGAAAAGAACTTTAGGCAAGAGGTATTTCAATGTTATTTTGCCATTATTTATTGCTTCTGTATTGGCATTTCTCGATCGCCTCAATCTGAGCTACGCAGCGCTAACTATGAATAAAGCTTTGGGCTTTACTCCAGAGGTTTTTGGTTTTGGTGCAGGCATTTTGTTTTGGGGATATGTACTCTTTGAAGTGCCTGGTGCAATATTTGCAGCAAAGTGGAGCGCCTCAAAATGGATTGTAAGAATTCTTATCACCTGGAGCATTGCTACAACTTTGATGATGTTTGTTAAAACTCCCATTGAATTTTATATTGTTAGATTTTTAATAGGAGCTGCTGAAGCAAGCTTTTACCCTGTATGCTATGCCATCTTTTTCCCAAGATGGTTTGCTCCAAACGAAAGGGCCAGAGCAATTTCCGTTATGCTCACATCCTTATTGGTTGCAAGCATTTTAGGATCGCCTTTGGCCGGGATCTTAATTGGAATGTCAATTTTTAATTTGGCAGGTTGGCAGCTCTTATTTTTAGTAGAGGGATGTTTATCTCTTGTACTTGGTATAGTTTTGTGGTTTTGGATAAAGGATTGGCCAAAGGATGTAAACTGGCTATCCAGCGAAGAAAAGAAAATTTTTTCAGAACTTTACCAACATGAAATAACAGCAAAAAACAATGTAAAGAAATATACTTTGTGGGATGGGTTAAAAGATTTAGAAGTTTTGAAACTTGGTTTTATATACTTCATGTGGATTGTAGGTTTTTGGGGTTTTGGCTTTTGGCTGCCTACCGTATTGAAATCTGTTTCAGGTTTATCTAACGCCAATGTTAGCTTTTTGGTTACAATCCCAATGGTTCTTTCTTTAATAGGATTTTTAATTGTTGGCAATTCGTCTTCCAGAAAAGGTGAAAAAAGATTACATGTAGCTTTGCCTCTTTTTATAGGAGCAATTGGTCTTGCCGGTACCGTTCTTATTCACGACCCAGTTTTAAATTTTGTTTTTATTAACTTTGCTGCAATAGGAGTATATAGTGGAATGGGAGTGTGGTGGTCTATTCCTACTACTTTTTTATCAGAAACTGCAGCTGCGGGAGCAATTGGTTTGATTAATTCTATTGGAAATATTGGAGGATGGGTAGGTCCATTTTTAATTGGCATTGTAAAAAGTTATACAGGATCATATACTCTGGCATATTTGTGTTTAGCCCTGTGTTTAATCGTTTCCGGAATATTAATTTTTACACTGCCAAAAAAACGTCCAACTGACAGCCTGTAA
- the groES gene encoding co-chaperone GroES, whose amino-acid sequence MNLKPLGDRIIVEPVEAEEKTVSGIVLPDTAKEKPQEGIVVAVGPGRILDNGTRVPLEVKVGDRVVFAKYGGTEIKINSKDYLILSERDIYAIKG is encoded by the coding sequence ATGAATCTTAAACCATTGGGCGATCGCATAATTGTAGAGCCTGTGGAAGCTGAAGAGAAGACTGTATCTGGCATTGTGCTGCCAGACACCGCAAAAGAGAAACCACAAGAAGGTATTGTTGTAGCGGTTGGACCAGGAAGGATTCTTGACAATGGGACGAGGGTCCCACTGGAAGTAAAAGTAGGGGACAGAGTTGTGTTTGCCAAGTATGGTGGCACAGAAATTAAGATTAACTCGAAGGATTATCTAATCCTTTCAGAACGCGATATATACGCTATTAAAGGATAA
- the groL gene encoding chaperonin GroEL (60 kDa chaperone family; promotes refolding of misfolded polypeptides especially under stressful conditions; forms two stacked rings of heptamers to form a barrel-shaped 14mer; ends can be capped by GroES; misfolded proteins enter the barrel where they are refolded when GroES binds) has protein sequence MAAKMIAFDEEARRALEKGVNAVADAVKVTLGPKGRNVVLEKKWGSPTITNDGVTIAKEIELEDPYENMGAQLLKEVASKTNDIAGDGTTTATVLAQAMVQEGLKMVAAGASPLSIKRGIEKAVDVVIQEIKKMSLPVETKEAIAQVATISANDRFIGEKVAEAMDKVGKDGVITVEESKGIETSVDIVEGMEFDKGYVSPYLVTDPERMEAELDEPYILITDKKISALKDILPILEEIARNGKPMLIIAEDLEGEALATIVVNKLRKTLNVVAVKAPGFGDRRKAMLQDIAILTGGDVISEDVGLKLENTKIENLGRAEKVKVTKEKTTIINGKGSVEAIKGRIAQIKKEIEQTDSNYDREKLQERLAKLSGGVAVIKVGAATETELKEKKHRMEDALSATRAAVEEGIVPGGGATLIHALKALDNLQFEGEEKVGLDIVKKALQVPCKQIASNAGFEGSVVVARLKEEKPGIGFDASNGTYVDMVKSGIVDPAKVTRSAVQNAASIAGMILTTNTLVADKPKKESAPAAPGGMGGMGGMGDF, from the coding sequence ATGGCTGCTAAAATGATAGCATTTGATGAAGAGGCAAGGAGAGCACTTGAAAAAGGTGTAAATGCTGTTGCTGATGCTGTAAAGGTAACTTTAGGACCAAAAGGAAGAAATGTTGTGTTGGAGAAAAAGTGGGGATCGCCTACCATTACTAATGACGGCGTAACCATCGCTAAGGAAATTGAGTTAGAAGATCCATATGAAAATATGGGAGCTCAGCTTTTAAAAGAAGTTGCTTCTAAAACTAATGATATAGCGGGTGATGGTACAACAACCGCAACTGTACTCGCTCAGGCTATGGTTCAAGAAGGACTTAAAATGGTTGCAGCGGGCGCTTCACCTCTTTCAATTAAGAGAGGAATAGAGAAGGCAGTTGATGTTGTAATTCAAGAGATCAAGAAAATGAGTCTGCCTGTTGAGACCAAAGAGGCTATCGCACAGGTAGCAACCATTTCAGCCAACGATAGGTTTATTGGTGAAAAGGTTGCTGAAGCAATGGACAAAGTTGGGAAAGATGGCGTTATAACTGTGGAAGAGTCTAAAGGCATTGAAACTAGCGTTGATATTGTTGAAGGTATGGAGTTTGATAAAGGTTATGTGTCTCCATATCTTGTTACTGATCCCGAAAGAATGGAAGCGGAGCTCGATGAACCATATATCTTAATTACCGATAAAAAGATAAGTGCCTTGAAAGATATCTTGCCTATTCTTGAAGAAATAGCTAGAAATGGCAAGCCGATGCTTATTATTGCTGAAGATCTAGAAGGCGAGGCACTTGCGACGATTGTTGTAAACAAACTGAGAAAGACTCTAAACGTAGTTGCTGTAAAGGCTCCGGGATTTGGCGATAGAAGAAAGGCTATGCTTCAGGATATAGCTATACTCACTGGTGGAGATGTGATATCAGAGGATGTAGGTTTGAAGCTTGAAAATACCAAGATTGAGAACCTTGGAAGAGCTGAAAAAGTAAAAGTTACAAAGGAAAAGACTACAATAATCAATGGAAAGGGCTCTGTTGAAGCTATCAAAGGAAGAATTGCCCAGATCAAAAAGGAAATCGAGCAGACAGATTCCAATTATGACAGAGAAAAGCTTCAAGAACGCTTGGCCAAGCTTTCAGGCGGAGTAGCTGTAATCAAAGTGGGAGCTGCTACAGAAACTGAACTTAAGGAAAAGAAACACCGTATGGAGGATGCTCTTTCGGCTACTCGTGCCGCAGTTGAAGAAGGGATTGTCCCAGGAGGCGGTGCAACTTTGATACACGCCTTGAAGGCTCTTGACAATTTGCAATTTGAGGGTGAGGAAAAGGTAGGACTCGACATCGTTAAGAAGGCGCTTCAGGTTCCCTGTAAGCAAATAGCTTCAAATGCTGGATTTGAAGGGTCAGTTGTTGTTGCAAGACTAAAAGAGGAAAAACCTGGTATTGGATTTGACGCTTCTAACGGAACATATGTTGATATGGTTAAAAGTGGGATTGTAGATCCTGCGAAGGTAACTCGTTCAGCAGTCCAAAATGCTGCATCAATCGCTGGTATGATACTTACTACTAATACTCTTGTTGCCGATAAGCCAAAGAAAGAGTCAGCTCCTGCAGCACCAGGCGGCATGGGCGGCATGGGCGGCATGGGAGATTTCTAA
- a CDS encoding methyl-accepting chemotaxis protein produces the protein MKKFFKFFLDLSLRKKLGFSVFVSFLVFGLFLSGGGLLQLKNAFDISANYDVKTLYDGANMLLDSDISTAKQMAILVSKEQDVISAIKTNNMAQLQTILVNYVKDHPGFFVTVVNPQGQVLMRGHDPGKRLDVLKEAAEVEKALKGEVVAGISKGNVSGLSIRAGAPIKDETGKIIGAVSTGMMISGSTSIVDQIKEKMGAEATFFDNDTRVSTTLKKQDGSRAIGTKMDNPKVIDTVLKEGKPLQIKNTLFGKPYYSYYAPLKDIDGKVIGMFFVAKSAEFYDSQLFNFTLIQFGLNLLAIVIGMALLLFALEIFLMKPIYKTVDGIERIARGDISTKMQRVYEDEMGTIAKSIEKMRQSLVSIISNINSSSDEILKISEQLLKVSDSVSSAAKEASRTSEGTAKGVENLSNIAQKLTNSAQVLIRGISAIAKGAEEQATNASSIAESIANIAKSTDTLQKAALGVNNLANTVDKKAKNGHEILKKREELAERIAKAVDDLSRNIGTLDQRSDDIGKIVDLISNIADQTNLLALNAAIEAARAGDAGRGFAVVADEVRKLAEESQKAANEIANLINETRRETKAASASMTEALSEVDAGRSLSSEVMESFNMITVNIAGLLKQITRARESVNEVTSGIKNIETNVSNLAALSEEYSASANEMNDAALEVQKEVENVAAIAEESAASTEEICATTQEQTGMMEQLKGISASLKEKVEGLDKEVDKFKL, from the coding sequence ATGAAAAAGTTCTTTAAGTTTTTTTTAGATCTATCTTTAAGAAAGAAGTTAGGATTTTCTGTCTTTGTAAGCTTTCTTGTTTTTGGTCTATTTCTTTCGGGCGGAGGGCTTTTGCAGCTAAAAAATGCATTTGATATCTCTGCAAACTATGACGTAAAAACACTTTATGACGGTGCAAACATGCTTCTTGATAGCGACATTTCAACAGCAAAGCAAATGGCTATATTGGTTTCAAAGGAGCAAGATGTAATTTCTGCGATCAAGACTAATAACATGGCGCAACTTCAGACTATCTTAGTTAACTATGTAAAAGACCATCCCGGATTTTTCGTTACAGTTGTAAACCCTCAGGGACAGGTTTTAATGAGAGGACACGATCCTGGAAAAAGACTTGACGTGTTAAAAGAGGCTGCTGAAGTAGAGAAAGCTCTTAAAGGAGAGGTGGTAGCGGGGATTTCTAAAGGTAATGTTAGTGGACTTTCTATTAGAGCTGGTGCTCCAATAAAGGATGAAACAGGTAAGATTATTGGCGCTGTTTCTACAGGAATGATGATATCAGGGTCTACTTCTATCGTAGATCAGATCAAAGAAAAGATGGGCGCAGAGGCAACGTTTTTTGATAACGACACGCGAGTGAGTACCACTCTTAAAAAACAAGATGGTTCAAGGGCTATTGGAACAAAGATGGATAACCCAAAGGTTATAGACACTGTCTTAAAGGAAGGTAAGCCTTTGCAGATTAAAAATACTTTATTTGGCAAGCCTTACTATTCATACTATGCACCATTGAAAGATATTGATGGTAAAGTAATAGGAATGTTTTTTGTAGCAAAAAGCGCTGAATTTTATGATTCTCAGCTGTTTAACTTCACTTTGATTCAATTTGGTCTTAACTTACTTGCAATTGTTATTGGTATGGCCCTTCTTCTCTTTGCCCTGGAGATATTCTTGATGAAACCTATATATAAAACTGTTGACGGAATAGAGAGGATAGCAAGAGGGGATATTAGCACTAAAATGCAGCGGGTATACGAAGACGAGATGGGAACCATTGCGAAATCCATTGAAAAAATGAGGCAGAGTCTTGTAAGCATTATCTCTAACATCAACTCTTCATCGGATGAGATCCTAAAGATTTCAGAACAATTGCTTAAAGTATCAGATTCTGTATCATCTGCAGCAAAGGAGGCATCTAGAACCTCTGAAGGAACTGCAAAGGGTGTAGAAAATCTTTCTAATATTGCACAAAAGTTGACCAATAGCGCTCAGGTGCTCATTAGAGGTATTAGCGCTATTGCAAAGGGAGCAGAGGAACAAGCCACAAACGCTTCTTCAATTGCAGAAAGCATTGCAAATATTGCAAAGAGCACCGATACGCTTCAAAAGGCTGCTTTGGGAGTTAATAACCTTGCTAATACAGTTGATAAAAAGGCCAAAAACGGTCATGAGATACTTAAAAAGAGAGAAGAGCTGGCAGAGAGGATTGCAAAAGCAGTTGACGATTTGTCCAGAAATATTGGCACTCTCGATCAGAGGTCTGATGATATTGGAAAGATCGTTGACTTGATTTCAAATATAGCCGATCAAACAAATCTCTTGGCTTTGAATGCTGCTATTGAGGCGGCAAGAGCAGGAGATGCGGGAAGAGGCTTTGCAGTAGTAGCTGATGAAGTTAGAAAGCTTGCTGAAGAGTCACAAAAGGCAGCAAACGAAATAGCTAACTTGATTAACGAAACTAGAAGGGAAACTAAAGCTGCATCAGCTTCTATGACAGAGGCGCTTTCTGAGGTAGATGCGGGCAGGTCTTTATCCTCCGAAGTTATGGAGTCCTTTAATATGATCACTGTTAACATTGCTGGACTTTTAAAGCAGATAACAAGGGCAAGAGAGAGCGTTAACGAAGTTACAAGTGGTATAAAAAATATTGAAACAAATGTCAGTAACCTTGCTGCCCTTTCAGAAGAGTATTCAGCTAGTGCCAATGAAATGAACGATGCTGCACTAGAGGTTCAAAAAGAGGTTGAAAACGTAGCTGCAATAGCAGAAGAGAGCGCTGCATCTACAGAGGAGATTTGTGCTACCACCCAGGAGCAGACTGGAATGATGGAGCAGCTTAAAGGGATTTCGGCATCTCTTAAGGAAAAGGTAGAAGGACTTGACAAAGAAGTGGATAAATTTAAGCTATAG
- a CDS encoding methylated-DNA--[protein]-cysteine S-methyltransferase — protein MIYFSSLPYKYSNIYVIKENDFVTRLFLNDSSFSYFYEEFKPKRNDLILEDEITQLAEYLNRKRKSFNIKFKLLGTNFEKLVWERILSIEYSDVKTYSDIATEIKMISATRAVGNACRKNVLPIIVPCHRVVSKKDLGGFFGKKSEFLTIKSYLLNLERAS, from the coding sequence ATGATTTATTTTTCTTCTCTGCCATATAAGTATTCAAATATATACGTAATTAAAGAAAATGACTTTGTTACAAGACTTTTTCTTAATGACTCTAGCTTTTCATATTTTTATGAGGAGTTTAAACCAAAAAGAAACGACTTAATTTTAGAAGATGAAATTACACAATTAGCTGAATATTTGAATAGAAAGAGAAAAAGTTTTAATATTAAATTTAAACTTTTGGGCACTAACTTTGAAAAGCTTGTTTGGGAAAGAATATTATCCATAGAATACTCAGATGTCAAAACATATTCTGATATTGCAACAGAAATCAAAATGATCTCTGCTACAAGAGCAGTGGGCAATGCCTGTCGGAAAAATGTACTCCCAATTATTGTTCCATGTCACAGGGTTGTTTCAAAAAAAGATTTAGGCGGATTTTTTGGCAAAAAAAGTGAATTTCTTACAATTAAATCCTATCTTTTAAATTTAGAAAGGGCTTCTTGA
- a CDS encoding MBL fold metallo-hydrolase, with product MNRLRVVLQGYPLKSNRGWLGWCNVVLMLTSEGYFLFDTGSYGDRRELLDSLDNLGIALSEIKGIFLTHFHFDHAINIELFENAKIYLSEREYNYITSSSFEKSSDLYVPKSMISYLLSRNPILLRDNERVLDDIVAVDLPGHTPGSMGYLLERTKTLIGGDAIKNIKEFYNELDTLLVFGDIKDYRESLKRAKKIAINFVPGHDSIFSFEKDVKKLTDLEVIIYSNTNWKETAPKEFKIT from the coding sequence ATGAACAGGTTAAGAGTGGTATTGCAAGGATACCCCCTGAAGTCAAACAGGGGATGGCTTGGATGGTGCAATGTAGTCTTGATGTTAACTTCTGAGGGCTATTTTCTCTTTGATACAGGAAGCTATGGAGATAGAAGAGAACTTTTAGACTCTTTAGACAATTTGGGGATTGCTTTATCAGAGATAAAGGGAATATTCCTTACTCACTTTCACTTTGATCACGCAATAAATATTGAGCTTTTTGAAAACGCTAAAATTTATCTATCTGAGAGAGAATACAACTATATTACAAGTTCGTCTTTCGAAAAATCATCAGATCTTTATGTGCCCAAATCTATGATCAGCTATCTTCTAAGTAGAAACCCAATTCTCCTAAGGGACAATGAAAGAGTATTAGATGACATTGTAGCAGTAGATTTGCCAGGTCACACTCCAGGCTCTATGGGATATCTCTTAGAGAGGACAAAAACTTTGATCGGAGGAGATGCTATAAAAAACATTAAAGAATTTTATAATGAATTAGATACCCTTCTAGTTTTTGGCGACATAAAGGATTACAGAGAGTCGCTAAAGAGGGCAAAAAAAATAGCAATTAACTTTGTTCCAGGTCATGACTCAATCTTTAGTTTTGAAAAAGACGTCAAGAAATTAACAGATTTAGAGGTTATAATTTATAGCAACACAAATTGGAAAGAGACAGCTCCAAAGGAATTTAAAATTACTTAA
- a CDS encoding gamma-glutamyltransferase family protein, whose translation MFDFQRYPYPSERHVCFAKNGMVLTTQPLASQAGLTILQKGGNAVDAALAAAVALTVVEPTSCGIGGDCFVIVWKDSQLYALNSSGFAPSNINLNLLIKKGFKKMPKFGFEPITVPGVVWGWRELSSKFGKLKLSEVFAPAIDLARYGYPVSPTISRLWKSFYNAILEQKGDEFKHWFENFAKDGPPKPASIFKNLNLSKTLEELALTNCKSFYDGKIAEKIVSFFKKHNGYIIETDLRDFKGEWVEPLKLNYRGYDIVEIPPNSQGLVVLMALNILKHFDISRDSSYFHRCIESIKLSFEEALSSVGDIKYMKKDISELLSEEYGLNKAGAILDKAFLPKVQNTYCGNTVYLCTADKDGNMVSYIQSNYMGFGSGIVIEDTAISMHNRGANFVLEEGHPNCIAPKKRPYHTIIPGFILKDNNAIGPFGVMGAFMQPQGHVQVLVNMINFLDNPQAALDAPRFQWLGGKKVLFENKIDKSIVDDLVRRGHDIEVTSDSISFGRGQIIIKLDNKVYVGGSEPRADGYPACY comes from the coding sequence ATGTTTGACTTTCAAAGATACCCCTACCCTTCAGAAAGACACGTTTGTTTTGCAAAAAATGGAATGGTTCTTACTACTCAGCCGCTTGCATCTCAGGCGGGGTTAACTATTCTGCAAAAGGGAGGTAATGCTGTTGATGCGGCTTTGGCTGCGGCTGTTGCTCTTACTGTGGTCGAACCAACCTCATGCGGAATTGGAGGGGACTGTTTTGTCATAGTCTGGAAAGATTCACAACTTTATGCTCTAAATTCAAGCGGTTTTGCTCCTTCAAATATAAATCTTAATCTATTAATCAAAAAAGGCTTCAAAAAGATGCCTAAATTTGGCTTTGAGCCTATTACTGTTCCAGGAGTAGTGTGGGGCTGGAGAGAGCTATCCTCGAAGTTTGGAAAATTAAAGCTATCTGAAGTATTTGCTCCTGCAATAGATTTGGCGCGCTATGGGTATCCTGTATCGCCAACAATTTCTAGGTTATGGAAGAGCTTTTATAACGCCATTCTAGAACAAAAAGGCGATGAATTCAAACACTGGTTTGAGAATTTCGCAAAGGATGGCCCTCCAAAGCCTGCTTCAATATTTAAAAATCTAAACCTTTCTAAAACGCTGGAGGAATTAGCCCTCACTAATTGTAAGTCCTTTTATGATGGCAAGATAGCTGAGAAGATTGTTTCCTTTTTCAAAAAACATAACGGTTATATAATCGAGACTGATTTAAGAGATTTTAAAGGCGAATGGGTAGAGCCACTAAAGTTAAATTATCGTGGATATGATATTGTTGAGATTCCGCCTAACTCTCAGGGCCTAGTTGTTCTTATGGCTCTAAATATATTAAAGCATTTTGATATTTCAAGAGATAGTTCGTATTTTCACAGGTGTATTGAGTCAATAAAGCTCTCTTTTGAGGAAGCTCTCTCTTCAGTTGGAGATATTAAATACATGAAAAAAGACATTTCAGAGCTTCTTAGTGAGGAGTACGGTCTTAACAAAGCGGGAGCTATATTGGATAAAGCCTTTTTGCCAAAAGTTCAGAATACCTATTGTGGCAATACTGTATATCTTTGTACAGCAGATAAAGATGGAAATATGGTAAGTTATATACAGAGCAATTACATGGGGTTTGGTTCTGGAATAGTGATAGAAGACACTGCAATTTCAATGCATAATAGGGGGGCTAATTTTGTGCTTGAAGAAGGGCATCCTAATTGTATAGCTCCTAAAAAAAGACCATATCACACGATTATTCCTGGTTTTATATTGAAAGATAACAATGCAATTGGCCCATTCGGGGTGATGGGCGCCTTTATGCAGCCACAAGGACATGTTCAGGTTCTTGTAAATATGATTAACTTTTTAGATAACCCACAGGCTGCACTTGATGCTCCAAGATTTCAATGGCTTGGCGGGAAAAAGGTGCTTTTTGAGAACAAAATTGACAAAAGCATAGTTGATGATCTTGTAAGAAGAGGGCACGATATTGAGGTTACTTCTGACTCAATAAGTTTTGGTAGAGGGCAAATAATTATAAAATTGGACAACAAAGTTTATGTGGGGGGATCAGAGCCAAGAGCCGATGGGTATCCTGCATGTTATTAG
- a CDS encoding FAD-binding oxidoreductase, with translation MLLEIDNINQVLVVDPNILIKDLNKKLSEEALVFLPTLNQLYLQLRVVDLFHLKLPNPSHHLYGTIFNFALGATFETNFGGEINLDKKVLKCASGYDFTRFLLGFKDLAFPKKIILRIHPKKEKIDFNFFLEDITQLVNLCSTLKKLKYEPFSFYLIRKKEFFGKFIASIVVEKKLEKYLKNQLNFLNIDILESNEIFNLDFPNEEGLIKKIKLNKTDFVSKTTQIENIVKDLNINCYEILFPLIGLCCLIFKNINDLKAFERVLLQKFQKDKTYYYDLNSNYKIDLLKKNILNTLEKNNLSFSDFKSQISYSDFKRELEKVIDKKYITDNLEDLYLYSYDATFKSSLPDVVVFAKSTEQISRVLNLAFKHYIPVTCRGAGSNLSGGSVPLKGGISLVLTQMNRIIELDLENYLAVVEPGVVTKDLADLASKSDLFYPPDPASSAWCTLGGNVSECAGGPMCFKYGVTRDYVEFIEVVLSDGSIINVDAFQNPEILSLFIGSEGTLGIFTKVGLRLLRKPEARELFLINFKDLEDAAACINDIISLGIVPKTFEIMDRTAIDIVKEYVFFDLSIDTNALLILEVDGTQKEVESLVSTLKNFLTLRGLDFILAKNSFEMNKIWDLRKAISPACGKIAPTKISEDATVPRSKIVEMIRGINSIAKKYSLKIIIFGHAGDGNLHPNILTDKRNKEEMKRVQDAIGEIFELALKLGGTLSGEHGIGYMKAPYIELEFDKSTIELAKAIKFVFDPKNILNPKKIFLQKP, from the coding sequence ATGTTATTAGAAATAGATAATATAAATCAAGTACTTGTTGTTGATCCAAATATTCTAATTAAAGACTTAAATAAAAAGTTGTCTGAAGAAGCTCTTGTATTCTTGCCAACTCTTAATCAACTTTACTTGCAATTGAGAGTTGTTGACTTGTTTCACTTAAAGTTGCCCAACCCATCGCATCATCTCTATGGTACTATCTTTAACTTTGCTTTGGGCGCAACTTTTGAAACAAACTTTGGAGGAGAAATAAACTTAGATAAAAAGGTATTAAAATGTGCAAGCGGCTACGACTTTACAAGGTTTTTATTAGGTTTTAAGGATTTAGCTTTCCCAAAAAAAATAATCTTAAGGATTCATCCAAAAAAGGAAAAAATAGATTTTAATTTCTTCCTTGAAGATATTACTCAGCTTGTAAACCTGTGTTCTACTTTAAAAAAGTTAAAATATGAACCGTTTTCTTTCTATTTGATCCGGAAAAAAGAATTTTTTGGTAAATTTATTGCATCAATTGTTGTTGAAAAAAAGTTAGAAAAATACCTTAAAAATCAACTAAACTTTTTGAATATAGATATTCTGGAAAGCAATGAAATTTTTAACCTGGATTTCCCAAATGAAGAAGGGTTGATTAAAAAAATAAAATTAAACAAAACAGATTTTGTTAGTAAGACAACACAAATTGAAAATATAGTAAAGGATTTAAACATTAACTGCTATGAAATACTCTTTCCACTTATAGGGTTGTGCTGTTTGATTTTTAAAAACATAAACGATTTAAAAGCTTTTGAAAGAGTACTTCTGCAAAAATTTCAAAAGGATAAAACTTACTACTATGATCTTAACTCAAATTACAAAATTGATCTTTTAAAGAAAAATATTTTAAACACATTAGAAAAAAATAATCTAAGCTTTAGCGATTTTAAAAGCCAAATTTCATACTCTGATTTTAAAAGAGAGCTTGAAAAAGTTATAGATAAGAAATATATTACTGACAATTTAGAGGATTTATACTTATATTCTTATGATGCAACTTTTAAAAGTTCCTTGCCGGACGTTGTTGTTTTTGCAAAAAGCACTGAACAGATATCCAGAGTTCTAAATCTTGCATTCAAACATTATATTCCTGTTACCTGTAGAGGAGCTGGTTCTAACCTTTCAGGCGGGAGCGTGCCATTAAAAGGTGGCATCTCTCTTGTGCTAACGCAAATGAATAGAATTATTGAGCTTGATTTAGAAAACTATTTGGCCGTTGTAGAGCCTGGTGTGGTAACAAAGGATCTGGCAGATTTAGCTTCCAAAAGCGATCTGTTTTATCCACCTGATCCAGCAAGCAGTGCATGGTGTACTCTTGGTGGCAATGTATCTGAGTGCGCAGGGGGTCCAATGTGTTTTAAATATGGGGTAACTAGAGATTATGTTGAATTTATAGAAGTTGTCCTGTCAGATGGGAGCATTATAAATGTTGACGCATTTCAAAATCCAGAAATTCTCTCTTTGTTTATTGGTTCTGAAGGTACTCTTGGTATTTTTACAAAAGTGGGTTTAAGACTTTTAAGAAAACCTGAAGCAAGAGAACTCTTTTTAATAAACTTCAAAGATCTTGAAGATGCCGCAGCTTGTATAAACGATATAATTAGCTTGGGTATAGTTCCCAAAACTTTTGAAATAATGGATAGAACTGCTATAGACATAGTGAAAGAGTATGTTTTTTTTGATTTATCTATTGATACAAATGCTCTTCTTATCCTTGAGGTTGATGGTACACAGAAAGAGGTAGAATCTCTTGTAAGTACTCTTAAAAATTTTTTGACTTTGAGAGGTTTAGATTTTATTTTGGCAAAGAATAGTTTTGAAATGAATAAAATCTGGGATTTAAGAAAAGCAATATCTCCCGCTTGTGGGAAAATAGCTCCAACAAAGATTTCTGAAGATGCAACTGTCCCGCGTTCGAAAATTGTAGAAATGATCAGAGGGATAAATTCGATTGCAAAGAAATACTCTTTGAAAATAATAATTTTTGGTCACGCTGGTGATGGGAATCTTCACCCAAATATACTTACTGATAAAAGAAATAAAGAAGAAATGAAAAGAGTTCAAGATGCTATAGGAGAAATATTCGAATTAGCACTTAAACTTGGTGGTACGCTTTCTGGAGAACATGGGATTGGATACATGAAAGCACCTTATATTGAACTAGAATTTGATAAAAGCACTATTGAACTTGCAAAAGCTATAAAATTTGTTTTTGATCCGAAAAACATTTTGAATCCTAAAAAAATTTTTCTACAAAAACCTTGA